In the Candidatus Baltobacteraceae bacterium genome, one interval contains:
- a CDS encoding xanthine dehydrogenase family protein molybdopterin-binding subunit, which produces MAFTTMVGARIRRREDPRLITGRASYTDDFKTIGTLYASFVRSPYGHAKIRAIDTSGAKDHPGVIAVYVGTDLADAGVKGLPCAHKLPELNVPPHPALAIGEVRYVGEPVAVVIADDPYVARDAAELVEIAYDEQPVVVDPLQALEGKTLVHEAFGTNIAFRLPIAAGDTDAAFKSADVVIKQRFINQRLAPVPIETRAVLAQWNPGEEGLTITTSTQIPHLLRTQLAVALGMPENHIRVIAPEVGGGFGAKLNVYAEEIACGWIAMQLGRPVKFTETRSECFTAMIHGRDQVDDVEVAVKNDGTILGLRLRVVANLGAYFQLLTPVIPTLTLLMAPGCYAIKNISTECIGVFTNTMSTDAYRGAGRPEATYLIERTLDLIARKLNLDPVEVRRRNFIKADSFPHTTAMGLTYDSGNYEATMDQALKAADYPGLRKAQAEARKAGRLLGIGLSTYVEVCGMGPSAAMPAAGWDSATVRVEPTGAVTVLTGISPHGQGEETTFAQIVADELGVPIEQIIIVHGDTDRVQYGVGTFGSRGTAVGGAALKLALDVIREKAMKIAAHQWEASPDDVEYRDGKIMVKGDPSKAMTTAEAGFLAFMGDKLPPGLEPGLDATRRFEPPNFVYPFGTHICVVEIDPQTGSTKIVRYLATDDCGKVINPMIVAGQVHGGLAQGIAQALFEEVVYDEDGQLLTGTLLDYAVPRAEHLLNFELDHTVTPTDVNPLGVKGVGEAGTIGSTPAVVNAVIDALAPFGITHLDMPLKPEKVWTAIQQAGGL; this is translated from the coding sequence ATGGCATTCACGACGATGGTCGGCGCGCGCATTCGGCGCCGCGAGGATCCGCGCCTCATAACCGGACGCGCAAGCTATACCGACGATTTCAAAACGATTGGGACCTTGTACGCGAGCTTCGTGCGCAGCCCATACGGACACGCGAAGATTCGCGCAATCGATACGTCCGGTGCTAAAGATCATCCAGGCGTCATCGCCGTATACGTTGGCACCGATCTGGCCGACGCCGGTGTCAAGGGTTTGCCGTGCGCGCATAAACTTCCCGAGCTCAACGTCCCCCCGCACCCGGCGCTCGCGATCGGCGAGGTCCGTTACGTCGGCGAGCCGGTCGCGGTCGTCATTGCCGACGATCCTTATGTTGCACGTGACGCTGCCGAGCTCGTGGAGATCGCATACGACGAGCAGCCTGTCGTCGTCGATCCACTCCAAGCGCTCGAAGGAAAGACGCTCGTTCACGAAGCGTTCGGAACGAACATTGCGTTCCGCCTCCCGATCGCCGCAGGCGATACCGATGCAGCCTTCAAATCGGCAGACGTCGTCATCAAACAGCGCTTCATCAACCAGCGCTTGGCGCCGGTTCCGATAGAAACGCGCGCGGTGCTTGCACAGTGGAATCCCGGCGAGGAAGGGCTGACGATAACGACCTCGACACAGATTCCGCACTTGCTGCGAACGCAGCTCGCGGTTGCGCTCGGCATGCCCGAGAATCACATTCGTGTCATCGCGCCCGAAGTCGGCGGCGGTTTCGGCGCGAAGCTGAACGTCTACGCCGAAGAAATCGCGTGCGGCTGGATCGCGATGCAGCTCGGGCGTCCGGTGAAATTCACCGAGACGCGCTCCGAATGTTTTACCGCCATGATCCACGGCCGCGATCAAGTCGACGACGTCGAGGTCGCCGTCAAAAACGACGGCACGATCCTCGGCCTACGCTTACGCGTGGTCGCAAATCTCGGTGCATACTTTCAGCTGCTGACGCCGGTCATTCCGACGTTGACGCTGCTCATGGCCCCGGGGTGCTACGCGATCAAGAACATCTCGACGGAGTGCATCGGCGTCTTCACCAACACGATGTCGACCGACGCATATCGCGGCGCCGGCCGTCCGGAAGCGACGTATTTGATCGAGCGAACGCTGGACCTGATCGCGCGTAAGCTCAATCTCGATCCGGTCGAAGTGCGACGGCGCAACTTCATCAAAGCCGATTCGTTCCCGCATACAACCGCGATGGGCTTGACGTACGATTCCGGCAACTACGAAGCCACGATGGATCAAGCACTCAAAGCGGCCGACTATCCCGGTTTGCGCAAAGCGCAGGCCGAAGCCCGTAAGGCGGGCCGGTTACTCGGGATCGGTTTGTCGACGTATGTCGAGGTGTGCGGGATGGGCCCGTCGGCTGCGATGCCGGCCGCGGGTTGGGACTCCGCAACCGTGCGTGTCGAGCCCACGGGCGCCGTCACGGTGCTCACCGGTATCTCGCCGCACGGACAAGGCGAGGAGACGACATTCGCGCAGATCGTCGCCGACGAGCTCGGCGTTCCGATCGAACAGATCATCATCGTGCACGGCGATACTGACCGAGTGCAATATGGTGTCGGAACCTTCGGCTCACGCGGTACCGCAGTCGGAGGCGCTGCGCTCAAGCTCGCACTCGATGTGATAAGAGAAAAGGCGATGAAGATCGCAGCCCATCAGTGGGAAGCGAGCCCCGACGACGTCGAGTATCGTGACGGCAAGATCATGGTCAAAGGCGATCCGTCGAAGGCGATGACGACCGCCGAAGCCGGCTTCCTGGCATTTATGGGCGACAAGTTGCCGCCCGGCCTCGAACCGGGACTCGATGCGACGCGCCGGTTCGAGCCGCCGAACTTCGTGTATCCGTTCGGGACGCACATCTGCGTCGTCGAGATCGATCCGCAAACCGGCTCGACCAAGATCGTGCGCTACCTCGCAACGGATGATTGCGGCAAAGTCATCAATCCGATGATCGTGGCGGGACAAGTTCACGGCGGACTTGCGCAAGGCATCGCGCAGGCACTCTTCGAGGAAGTCGTCTATGACGAAGACGGTCAGCTGCTCACCGGGACGCTGCTGGACTATGCGGTTCCGCGTGCCGAGCATCTTCTGAATTTCGAACTCGACCATACGGTCACCCCGACCGACGTCAACCCGCTCGGCGTGAAAGGCGTCGGCGAAGCAGGCACGATCGGATCGACTCCGGCGGTCGTCAACGCGGTCATCGATGCGCTTGCACCGTTCGGCATCACGCATCTCGACATGCCGCTCAAACCCGAAAAAGTCTGGACCGCAATCCAACAAGCAGGTGGGCTATGA
- a CDS encoding (2Fe-2S)-binding protein has protein sequence MQTKPSISSSTAPAQTAIEVEVNGEKHALTVEPRLLLAHMLRERLGLTGTHIGCDTSSCGACTVLLEGKSVKSCTVLAVQADGRAVTTIEGIGTSRSLHPMQEAFWAEHGLQCGYCTTGMIMASLDLIARNPDPSDEQIREGLGGNICRCTGYHNIVRAVKAAAKAVKK, from the coding sequence ATGCAGACGAAACCTTCCATTTCTTCTTCTACGGCGCCCGCGCAAACCGCGATCGAAGTCGAGGTTAACGGCGAGAAACACGCACTTACCGTCGAACCGCGTCTTCTACTCGCGCACATGCTACGCGAGCGCCTTGGTCTGACCGGGACGCACATTGGATGCGACACGTCCAGCTGTGGTGCGTGCACCGTGCTTCTCGAGGGCAAGTCCGTCAAAAGCTGTACGGTTCTTGCGGTGCAAGCCGATGGTCGAGCCGTGACGACGATCGAAGGCATCGGTACGTCGCGTTCGCTGCATCCGATGCAAGAAGCGTTTTGGGCCGAGCACGGGCTGCAGTGCGGTTATTGCACTACCGGCATGATCATGGCATCCCTCGACCTGATCGCACGCAACCCCGATCCATCTGACGAGCAGATCCGTGAAGGATTAGGCGGCAACATCTGCCGCTGCACCGGCTATCACAACATCGTGCGCGCGGTCAAAGCAGCCGCGAAGGCGGTCAAGAAGTAA
- a CDS encoding XdhC/CoxI family protein: protein MIDILETLERWQGDGRRVAIATVVAVEFSAPRDPGAAMAVNDRGEVAGSVSGGCVEGAVYEETQDVLRTGRARLVTYGISDAQAISVGLTCGGTIHIFVEMLDAQILRRIAEAVGRDAPIALAIGLDGAIAGRVRLVSHNDDAYGSMGNDGLDHAVSGEARALLAAGDTVVRTFGDEGEPVGTDVRVFIRSFAPKPNMYIFGAIDFSRAMVHVGKDLGYRVSVIDARPIFATRQRFPQADEVVVEWPDEFLNKAPIDERTALVILTHDAKFDIPLLQVALRTQAGYIGAMGSRRTHAERVEQLRAAGVTADDLARIHAPIGLDIGSRTPEETAISIAAEIIATRSGRKGGSLSKGTEPVHGTLRAPIAAR from the coding sequence ATGATCGACATTCTGGAAACGTTGGAGCGCTGGCAGGGCGACGGTCGCCGGGTCGCGATCGCGACTGTCGTTGCGGTCGAGTTTTCAGCGCCGCGCGATCCCGGCGCCGCGATGGCCGTCAACGATCGTGGTGAAGTTGCCGGGTCGGTAAGTGGCGGTTGCGTCGAAGGCGCGGTGTACGAAGAAACACAGGACGTTCTGCGCACTGGGCGGGCGCGTTTGGTTACCTACGGTATCAGCGATGCGCAAGCGATTTCGGTTGGCCTGACGTGCGGCGGCACGATTCACATCTTCGTCGAGATGCTCGATGCGCAGATTCTCCGCCGCATCGCGGAAGCAGTCGGCCGTGATGCGCCGATCGCGCTCGCAATCGGTCTCGACGGAGCGATTGCCGGACGCGTGCGTCTCGTGAGCCATAACGACGACGCGTATGGCTCGATGGGTAACGATGGTCTCGACCATGCGGTGAGCGGGGAAGCACGCGCGCTGCTCGCGGCAGGCGATACCGTCGTTCGCACCTTCGGCGACGAGGGTGAACCGGTCGGGACGGACGTTCGCGTGTTCATCCGTTCGTTCGCGCCGAAGCCGAATATGTACATTTTCGGCGCCATCGACTTTTCGCGCGCGATGGTCCACGTCGGAAAAGATCTCGGATATCGCGTCAGCGTCATCGATGCGCGTCCCATCTTTGCGACGCGGCAGCGTTTTCCGCAGGCTGACGAAGTCGTGGTCGAATGGCCCGATGAATTTCTGAACAAGGCCCCGATCGACGAACGCACCGCGCTCGTGATTCTCACGCACGACGCCAAGTTCGACATTCCGCTTTTACAGGTTGCTCTGCGCACGCAAGCCGGCTACATCGGTGCGATGGGGAGCCGCCGCACGCACGCCGAGCGGGTCGAGCAGCTTCGCGCCGCGGGCGTTACGGCAGATGACCTCGCAAGGATCCATGCGCCGATTGGACTCGACATCGGGTCGCGTACGCCTGAAGAAACCGCCATCTCGATCGCGGCCGAGATCATAGCGACGCGTTCCGGCCGTAAAGGCGGCAGTCTCTCAAAAGGCACCGAGCCCGTACACGGGACTCTTCGGGCTCCGATCGCGGCGCGATGA
- a CDS encoding SRPBCC family protein: MIIEDSFEVDAPVDRVWGVLKDIPRVAGCIPGAKITETVDDRTYRANVGLKVGPVNVNYDATITVEQLDDAARHAQFSVNGNEARGRGGVRAKISTDVEAAGSGSRVKLRADAKISGVIATVGGRLIEGVAKKQIATFADNLSKLL, from the coding sequence ATGATCATCGAGGATTCCTTTGAAGTCGACGCGCCGGTCGATCGCGTCTGGGGTGTGCTCAAAGACATCCCTCGTGTCGCCGGTTGCATCCCGGGCGCAAAGATCACGGAGACCGTCGACGACCGGACGTATCGCGCGAACGTCGGTCTCAAAGTCGGTCCCGTCAACGTGAACTACGATGCGACGATCACGGTCGAACAGCTCGATGATGCAGCACGCCACGCGCAGTTTTCGGTCAACGGTAACGAGGCGCGCGGGCGGGGCGGCGTTCGCGCGAAGATTTCCACGGACGTCGAAGCTGCCGGCTCTGGTTCGCGCGTCAAGCTGCGCGCGGATGCGAAGATCAGCGGCGTCATCGCGACGGTCGGCGGACGCCTGATCGAAGGTGTTGCCAAAAAACAAATCGCGACGTTTGCGGATAATCTGAGCAAGCTCTTGTGA
- a CDS encoding N-acetylmuramic acid 6-phosphate etherase produces MPPTEAVDEATRGLDRMPTTDLVAALIAAQGRAFDAARAAVPQIARAADAISARLRSGGTLHYVGAGTSGRLGVLDAAELPPTFGVPPSLALAHIAGGFEAISGAVEGAEDDTHGFEADIHAKDAVIGISASGGAPFVCASLDRAKAKGALTVAITSAPDSRLAKHADVAIVTPTGAEPLSGSTRMLAGTAQKIVLSALSTAVMVRLGKVYDNLMVDVAATSEKLRARALRLVRELCSVSEERARELLERSGGSVKRAVVMERLGIDSDSAQTLLDLNNASLRDVLERSPKR; encoded by the coding sequence TTGCCGCCAACCGAAGCCGTCGATGAGGCTACGCGCGGACTCGACCGCATGCCGACCACCGATCTCGTTGCCGCCTTGATCGCAGCGCAAGGGCGGGCGTTCGATGCCGCGCGCGCCGCAGTGCCGCAGATCGCACGTGCGGCGGATGCGATCAGCGCCCGCCTGCGTTCCGGTGGAACACTGCACTATGTCGGGGCCGGGACGAGCGGACGGCTCGGTGTCCTCGATGCGGCTGAGCTACCGCCGACGTTCGGCGTACCGCCGTCGCTTGCGCTCGCGCACATCGCGGGCGGATTCGAGGCGATCAGTGGAGCCGTTGAAGGCGCTGAAGATGATACGCACGGATTCGAGGCCGATATCCACGCAAAGGATGCGGTGATCGGAATCTCCGCAAGCGGTGGTGCGCCGTTTGTGTGTGCGAGTTTGGATCGAGCCAAAGCGAAGGGTGCGCTGACCGTTGCGATCACGAGCGCTCCCGATTCGCGCCTCGCCAAGCACGCGGACGTCGCGATCGTCACGCCGACCGGCGCGGAGCCGCTTTCCGGCTCGACGCGGATGCTAGCGGGAACGGCTCAGAAAATCGTGCTATCCGCGCTTTCGACGGCCGTGATGGTGCGCTTGGGAAAGGTCTACGACAATCTCATGGTCGACGTTGCCGCCACGAGCGAAAAGCTTCGAGCCCGCGCGCTGCGTCTCGTGCGCGAGCTTTGCAGTGTCAGTGAGGAGCGCGCCCGCGAGTTGCTCGAGCGTTCGGGCGGAAGCGTGAAGCGAGCGGTCGTGATGGAACGCCTGGGCATCGATTCGGATTCGGCGCAAACGTTGCTCGATCTCAACAACGCGTCGCTTCGCGATGTTTTGGAGCGCTCGCCTAAACGGTAA
- the bioB gene encoding biotin synthase BioB, with protein sequence MSIIDRLPLGAEQLREIASWPSERVPELLALAGDVRNAASGKRISLEILYNAKKGGCSEDCAFCSQAARYSTGVEPEQLAGVDEFLASAREAARRGASEYCMVVAVRGPSPRLLERILEATRRIKAELPLNVAVSLGILTDADVAALHDAGVDKVNHNLETSRRHFPAICTTHTFQERWDTCLLVKAHGLELCCGGIIGMGETLDDRIDFLLSLQELEPQEVPVNFLNPRPGTPLADRPVLEPNEALQFIALTRFALPNALIRLAGGREITLRGMQDLGFRAGANGLILGNYLTTQGRSDEDDFAMLERLGFTV encoded by the coding sequence ATGAGTATCATCGATCGGCTCCCGCTGGGCGCGGAGCAATTGCGCGAGATCGCAAGTTGGCCGTCCGAGCGCGTGCCGGAACTCTTGGCACTGGCCGGTGACGTTCGCAACGCCGCGTCCGGAAAACGCATCTCGCTCGAGATCCTCTACAACGCGAAGAAAGGCGGATGCTCGGAAGATTGTGCATTCTGCTCGCAGGCTGCACGCTACTCGACCGGTGTCGAGCCGGAGCAGCTCGCCGGCGTCGACGAATTCCTCGCGTCGGCTCGCGAAGCCGCCCGCCGCGGTGCGAGCGAGTATTGCATGGTCGTGGCGGTCCGCGGACCGTCGCCGCGTCTCCTCGAGCGTATCCTTGAAGCTACGCGCCGGATCAAGGCCGAGCTGCCATTGAACGTTGCAGTCTCGCTCGGAATTCTTACCGACGCTGATGTTGCGGCGCTGCACGACGCCGGCGTCGACAAGGTCAATCACAATTTGGAGACGTCGCGCCGGCACTTTCCGGCAATTTGCACGACGCACACGTTCCAGGAACGCTGGGACACGTGCTTGCTTGTGAAAGCGCACGGACTCGAGCTTTGCTGCGGCGGCATCATCGGAATGGGCGAGACGCTCGACGACCGCATTGATTTCTTACTTTCTTTGCAAGAGCTAGAGCCCCAGGAAGTCCCGGTCAACTTCCTCAATCCGCGACCGGGAACGCCGCTTGCCGATCGGCCGGTCCTGGAGCCGAACGAAGCGTTGCAATTCATTGCGCTAACACGCTTTGCGCTGCCAAACGCGTTGATTCGTCTTGCGGGCGGCCGCGAGATCACGCTGCGCGGCATGCAAGATCTGGGCTTCCGCGCCGGCGCGAACGGCTTGATTCTCGGCAACTATCTCACAACGCAAGGCCGATCGGACGAAGACGACTTCGCAATGCTCGAGCGGCTCGGCTTTACCGTTTAG
- a CDS encoding MATE family efflux transporter, which produces MWQSLLVFLVPLMLSNVLQSLGQTIGFIYLGRFLGPQALAAAGNLFPIIFLMISFLIGVGNASSILIGQAHGAGDTERMKRVAGTTLGVGLSLGVAGGALCVIFVRPLLHLIGTPADIFEISADYARVFFAGFPLLFTYLLYSTFLRGTGDSKTPFYSLIVSTVLTMVITPALILGWFGLPKLGVVAAAAGSIIATALTLIILGITLVREHNPLAPSRELLRAMAPNMRLVVTLLRLGAPMGVQMIMVSLAEIAVITFVNRFGSDATAAYAAVNQIGSYVQFPALSIGIAASIFGAQAIGAGRTELLGAVIRSSVALNYIVEGVLILIVYGFANVILGMFLTSEHTHHIARDLLNITLWSYAIFGNATVISGIVRSSGTVLVPMCITIFSIWGIEVPVAWVLSHRIGLPGVWWGYPAAFVVNVALQFAYYELVWRRKPLRAIR; this is translated from the coding sequence ATGTGGCAATCGCTGCTTGTCTTTCTCGTACCGCTCATGCTCAGCAACGTGCTGCAATCGCTCGGTCAAACGATCGGCTTCATCTACCTCGGACGCTTTCTCGGACCACAAGCGCTTGCGGCGGCCGGCAATCTGTTTCCGATCATCTTCCTGATGATCTCGTTTTTGATCGGCGTCGGAAACGCGAGCAGCATTCTGATCGGTCAAGCCCACGGCGCCGGCGACACGGAACGAATGAAACGCGTGGCCGGAACGACGCTCGGCGTAGGGCTCTCGCTCGGCGTAGCCGGCGGTGCGTTGTGCGTGATCTTCGTGCGACCGCTGCTGCACCTGATCGGCACGCCGGCCGACATCTTCGAAATATCCGCCGATTACGCGCGGGTCTTCTTCGCAGGGTTTCCGTTGCTCTTTACGTACCTCTTGTACTCGACGTTCCTGCGCGGTACCGGCGATTCAAAGACTCCGTTCTACTCGTTGATCGTAAGCACCGTGCTCACCATGGTGATCACGCCGGCGCTCATCTTGGGATGGTTTGGGCTTCCCAAACTTGGCGTCGTCGCCGCCGCCGCCGGCAGCATAATCGCAACCGCGCTCACGCTCATCATCCTTGGAATAACGCTGGTGCGCGAGCACAATCCGCTCGCGCCGAGCCGCGAACTACTCCGAGCCATGGCCCCGAACATGCGGCTCGTGGTGACGCTGCTTCGGCTCGGCGCGCCGATGGGCGTCCAAATGATCATGGTATCGCTGGCTGAGATCGCGGTCATCACCTTCGTAAACCGCTTCGGCTCGGATGCCACGGCAGCGTACGCAGCCGTCAACCAGATCGGAAGCTACGTGCAGTTTCCAGCACTCTCGATCGGCATCGCAGCTTCGATCTTCGGTGCACAAGCGATCGGGGCCGGACGAACCGAACTTCTTGGAGCGGTCATTCGGTCCAGCGTCGCCCTGAACTATATCGTAGAGGGAGTCTTGATCTTGATCGTGTACGGCTTCGCGAATGTGATCCTCGGAATGTTTTTGACGAGCGAGCACACGCACCACATCGCGCGCGATCTGCTCAACATCACGCTTTGGAGCTACGCGATCTTTGGAAACGCAACCGTCATCTCCGGCATCGTCCGCTCGAGCGGCACCGTTCTCGTTCCGATGTGCATTACGATCTTCTCGATTTGGGGGATCGAGGTTCCAGTCGCTTGGGTACTCTCGCATCGCATCGGCCTTCCCGGCGTGTGGTGGGGCTATCCGGCGGCGTTCGTCGTGAACGTCGCGCTGCAGTTTGCCTACTACGAGCTGGTGTGGCGTCGTAAGCCGCTGCGCGCAATCCGATGA
- a CDS encoding DUF4127 family protein — MRVVAFGALLSFLFGFGVASAQSAAPVVIVPIDDRPVTRQLPMMLGRIAGIPVVEPPRALVGNYLTPGDPEGLYRWLTSDATVGADAFVLSSDMMVYGGLVASRIPGVPAWLGYSRLRYVTALRALRPNALYYGFGTVMRLAPTGVPAIGGAASFFAAGRPYELITQYANTPSPELAERIGPILDAYVATRRRNLDVDLFALQLTAEGGFDRFVLGQDDAGPHGLHIADLESLERARAHYGSGLLQRTSIEPGADELAMIMEANAFAARVSWVPRFSITWSQPKGPGLEDSIEYAPFEKIVREVIRSSGGTVVSSGPDIQLFVRVRDTNAAQEKAFADQIASAIGDGKLVTVVDLTFFGAPLEEQRLLVEELIGRKVAGKLAGFASWNTAANSLGTAIPAAIAVGVGQRLGTFNRLALADFLLDRYIDDYAFHDFVRPVLNDELTKDDVDHTYLLPDIAARTASENRALLWPHAVDLLNSVFPDYRDGGLTITLPWNRTFETEIDVRLGLRG; from the coding sequence GTGAGGGTCGTCGCGTTTGGCGCACTGTTGTCGTTTCTGTTCGGCTTTGGCGTCGCATCGGCGCAATCGGCTGCCCCGGTTGTAATCGTTCCGATCGACGATCGTCCCGTGACTCGACAATTGCCGATGATGCTGGGTCGGATTGCCGGAATCCCTGTCGTTGAGCCCCCGCGCGCGCTGGTCGGTAACTATTTGACCCCCGGCGATCCGGAAGGACTTTATCGCTGGTTGACGTCCGACGCGACCGTGGGAGCCGACGCGTTCGTTCTTTCGAGCGACATGATGGTGTACGGCGGACTCGTCGCATCGCGCATTCCCGGTGTCCCCGCCTGGCTCGGATATTCGCGCCTACGCTATGTGACGGCGCTGCGCGCCTTGCGTCCGAACGCGCTCTACTATGGTTTCGGCACCGTCATGCGTCTCGCACCGACCGGTGTCCCCGCAATCGGCGGTGCGGCCTCGTTCTTTGCGGCCGGTAGGCCCTACGAGCTCATCACGCAGTACGCGAACACTCCGAGCCCCGAATTGGCAGAGCGCATCGGGCCGATATTGGACGCATACGTCGCAACGCGCAGACGCAATCTCGACGTCGACTTATTCGCGTTGCAGCTTACTGCCGAAGGCGGCTTCGATCGTTTTGTGCTTGGACAAGACGACGCCGGACCACACGGTTTACACATCGCGGATCTGGAATCGCTCGAGCGAGCGCGCGCGCACTATGGGTCAGGTCTCTTGCAGCGTACCTCGATCGAACCCGGCGCCGATGAGCTTGCGATGATCATGGAGGCAAATGCGTTCGCAGCCCGCGTGAGCTGGGTGCCGCGCTTCAGCATCACATGGTCGCAGCCCAAGGGTCCGGGATTGGAGGATTCGATCGAATATGCGCCGTTCGAAAAAATCGTACGTGAAGTGATCCGCTCGTCGGGCGGGACGGTGGTCTCGAGCGGTCCCGACATCCAGCTCTTTGTGCGCGTGCGCGATACGAACGCAGCGCAAGAGAAAGCGTTTGCCGATCAGATTGCGAGCGCAATAGGTGACGGGAAGCTCGTAACCGTCGTCGATCTCACCTTCTTCGGCGCGCCGCTCGAAGAACAGCGTCTGCTCGTCGAGGAGTTGATTGGGCGTAAGGTTGCCGGGAAACTGGCGGGATTTGCCTCGTGGAATACGGCTGCGAATTCACTCGGCACGGCGATTCCGGCTGCAATTGCAGTCGGCGTCGGGCAGCGCCTGGGAACGTTCAATAGGCTCGCCCTCGCGGATTTCTTGCTGGACCGTTACATCGACGACTACGCGTTTCATGATTTCGTTCGTCCCGTCCTCAACGACGAGCTGACGAAAGACGACGTCGACCATACGTATCTTTTGCCGGACATTGCCGCGCGGACGGCGAGTGAAAATCGCGCGCTGCTATGGCCGCACGCGGTCGATCTGTTGAATTCGGTTTTCCCGGATTACCGCGACGGCGGTTTGACGATTACGTTGCCGTGGAACCGCACCTTCGAAACCGAGATCGACGTACGCTTAGGGTTACGCGGCTAG
- a CDS encoding SpoIIE family protein phosphatase, with protein MPANISGAPHLPEWRQIAEALPTIVWATRPNGYAIFFNQRWYDYSGMDREQSLAEGWLRAVHPDDFTSTLHNWRTAILLGSAFEAELRFRRGDGEYRWFLTRANPVRDKQGRIARWFGTCTDIDHQKRSEEAYAELYQRERRIADTLQRALLPPMLPHVPGLTLDAVYQPDTNEANVGGDWYDAFDLGDGRIAFSIGDVGGHGLEAAVLMGRVREALRSAAIDELEPARVLHIANAAVELSDNKTMVTAMFAILDRYTLRLSYASAGHPPPFLASSDGTIRTLEGIGIPLGLGMPGSTVPGWETRSVALSPGSILVFYTDGLIESDRELEAAEERMKAALSRQARGTQQRSALSLVASTIIGRQRDDIALLTVSTAQAPLREIEVSLPATPASARRARHIINRVVSEAGIDEERRFDLQVAVGEAVNNAIEHAGALGSEEFFLRARRRTNSITVEISDQGMWLPKLEPPPGFDILADRGRGLTLMYALSDEVQLERTEDGTTVRLALRLAA; from the coding sequence ATGCCAGCGAACATAAGCGGCGCCCCGCACCTTCCGGAGTGGCGGCAGATCGCGGAAGCACTGCCCACGATCGTCTGGGCAACGCGTCCGAACGGCTACGCGATTTTTTTCAATCAGCGCTGGTACGACTATAGCGGTATGGATCGCGAGCAATCGCTCGCCGAAGGATGGCTTCGCGCCGTTCATCCCGATGATTTCACCAGCACGCTTCACAACTGGCGAACCGCGATCTTACTGGGGAGCGCTTTCGAAGCGGAGCTTCGCTTCCGGCGGGGCGACGGCGAGTACCGATGGTTTTTGACGCGCGCCAATCCTGTCCGCGACAAGCAGGGCCGTATCGCGCGCTGGTTCGGGACGTGCACCGACATCGATCATCAAAAGCGCAGCGAGGAAGCCTATGCAGAGCTTTATCAGCGCGAACGCCGAATTGCCGACACGCTGCAACGCGCGCTTCTTCCGCCCATGCTTCCACACGTCCCGGGTTTGACGCTCGATGCGGTTTATCAACCGGACACCAACGAAGCCAATGTCGGTGGTGATTGGTATGACGCGTTCGATCTCGGCGACGGCCGCATCGCGTTCTCGATCGGCGACGTCGGCGGCCACGGACTCGAGGCCGCGGTTCTGATGGGGCGTGTTCGCGAAGCGCTGCGCTCGGCTGCGATCGACGAGCTCGAACCTGCGCGCGTGTTGCACATTGCCAATGCGGCCGTCGAGCTTTCCGACAACAAGACGATGGTCACTGCGATGTTCGCGATCTTGGATCGTTACACACTGCGCTTGAGCTACGCCTCGGCCGGACATCCGCCGCCGTTCCTCGCATCGTCTGACGGGACGATCCGCACGCTCGAAGGCATCGGCATCCCGCTCGGACTCGGCATGCCGGGCAGTACCGTACCCGGATGGGAGACGCGTAGCGTCGCACTTTCGCCCGGATCGATTCTTGTGTTCTATACGGACGGTCTCATCGAATCAGATCGCGAGCTCGAAGCCGCGGAAGAACGCATGAAAGCTGCGCTCTCACGACAAGCGCGCGGGACGCAGCAACGCTCGGCACTCTCGCTCGTCGCAAGCACGATCATCGGACGTCAACGTGACGACATCGCGCTCCTCACGGTCTCAACCGCGCAAGCTCCGCTGCGCGAGATCGAAGTGAGTTTGCCGGCGACGCCGGCTTCGGCGCGCCGCGCGCGGCATATCATCAACCGCGTCGTCAGCGAGGCGGGCATCGACGAAGAACGGCGCTTCGATCTGCAAGTCGCCGTCGGCGAAGCCGTGAACAATGCGATCGAGCACGCCGGAGCGCTCGGAAGCGAAGAGTTCTTCCTCCGTGCGCGTCGCCGTACAAACTCGATAACGGTCGAGATCAGCGATCAGGGAATGTGGTTGCCGAAGCTCGAGCCGCCTCCCGGATTCGACATACTCGCCGATCGCGGGCGAGGCTTGACGCTGATGTACGCGCTGAGCGACGAGGTTCAATTGGAGCGAACCGAAGACGGCACGACGGTCCGGCTCGCGCTCCGTCTAGCCGCGTAA